CATAAATAATAAAACTATTCCAAGAATGTTCGCGAGTGATAGTCATGTTTGCAATGATTTTACTGACTTCTTCTGGCATTGCTCCGAGAATTGCTGTTACTTGTTTCATATTAGCTATCTTAGCATTTTTCTACTTGAGCCCTCAAGCAGAAGGCTTTTTTAGAGCTAAGTATTTACTTGTTTAGAAGTTAGTAGTTTTGGTATACTTTTCAATTATGGGTGCTAAGTTTATTGTTTGGGATAAGTACTTAGAGGTTGGAAATGTCAAGATTGATGGCCAACATCAGGGCATTTTAGATATTATCAATGAGCTGTATCAGTCTGCTGTAAGCGGTGAAGTTGTGGACATCTCTGTGCTAGTTAAGACTCTTGTTGATTATTCTATTCATCATTTGATGGATGAAGAGGAATTAATGGAGGAGATAGGGTACCCAGAGTTAAATCATCATCGCGAACTTCATAATATACTTAGAAGAGAGACATTGAAAGTGAAAAACGCGAAGCATAGCAATGCAGAAAAGCAACTAGAACTTTTACGCTTTCTTAGAGATTGGTGGTTGACTCATATTGCTCAAGAGGACAGAAAATATGTGCCTTATTTAAATAGCTAAAATTCTGTTTATGTGTTTGATTGTTTAATTTTAATTTAGCTTGGTGTATACCCATTATTGTGATTATTAGTGTCATTCCCGCGTAGGCGGGAATCTGTCGTTTTAAAAAATATTATAAAAGTTGACGAATAATAGATTATTGGAACAAGTCCGATGATGACGAAACTATAAACAAATCAACTTTCTTCCTTTTTACCATTTACTATTTACTATTATAAATACCCCCTCAGTCCGCCTCAGGCGGACAGCTCCCCACAGGGGTGAGCGCAGAATTTTTAATAAATTTTAGTTTGAATTTATCTCCCCCTTGAGGGGAGATGTCTCGCTTACGAGACAGTGGGGGTTCTTTCCCTCCATTCCTCCAATCATCTATTTCCTATTTACGATTAACCATTAACCATTTACAATTTACCCCTATGTATAATCATTTAAATTTCGAGAAAAAGTGGCAAGATAAGTGGGATGAAGCACAGATATACAAAACTGTTGAAGATAGCTCTTTCCCAAAAGATAAACGTTACTATATTTTAGACATGTTTCCCTATCCATCAGGAGCAGGTTTACATGTTGGACATCCAGAAGGGTATACGGCTTCAGATATCTTAGCAAGATTCAAGCGTATGAATGGTTTTAATGTTCTTCATCCAATGGGTTGGGATGCGTTTGGATTGCCAGCTGAAAACTATGCCATTAAAACAGGTACACAGCCAGCTATAACTACACAAGCAAATATTGATAATTTCAAACGTCAGATCAAAAGCATCGGATTTTCCTATGATTGGGATCGAGAGATAGATACAACAGATCCTCATTATTTTAAGTGGACACAATGGATTTTTTTAAAGCTCCTCGAAAATGGTTTAGCCTACGAGGATACTTTTCCTATTAATTGGTGCCCTTCCTGCAAGACAGGGCTTGCTAACGAAGAGGTTGTGGATGGTAAATGCGAACGCTGTGGCGAGCAAGTTACCAAGAAAAAACTTCGTCAGTGGATGCTGAAGATTACCGCTTATGCTGAAAGACTTTTAGCTGACCTAGAAGAGCTTGATTGGCCTGAAGCCATTAAACTTATGCAGAGAAACTGGATAGGCAAAAG
The Candidatus Margulisiibacteriota bacterium DNA segment above includes these coding regions:
- a CDS encoding hemerythrin family protein, translated to MGAKFIVWDKYLEVGNVKIDGQHQGILDIINELYQSAVSGEVVDISVLVKTLVDYSIHHLMDEEELMEEIGYPELNHHRELHNILRRETLKVKNAKHSNAEKQLELLRFLRDWWLTHIAQEDRKYVPYLNS